A window of the Coprobacter fastidiosus genome harbors these coding sequences:
- the cls gene encoding cardiolipin synthase: MFGFVNNLYAQQDTIFFHSKPSDTITSDSAVIQFLSDADIPVTTDNKIHLLKSGKEKFDDLFSAIKKAKHHIHLEYFNFRNDSIANELFTLLAHKAQEGVEIRALFDAFGNWSNSRPLKKKHLKNLREKGIEIYHFDPLRFPYINHVFHRDHRKIAVIDGTIAYVGGMNIADYYIKGLPEIGEWRDMHVRIEGKATHYLQEIFLSIWNKTTKQNISGTVYFPIYSDTTFHKGKSIAIVDRTPKKSPKQIRQTYAKSIDVAKSNIQIVNPYFLPTRSIRKALKSALKRGINVEIMISAKADIAFTPEGSIRVAHNLMKKGAHIYLYNGGFHHSKIMMIDSTFCTVGTANLDSRSLRYDYEVNAFIFDKEITEELSEIFEKDKQNCTMLTPEKWRKRSVWKRFVGLLAQMCTPFL; this comes from the coding sequence ATGTTCGGATTTGTAAACAACTTATATGCCCAACAAGATACAATATTTTTTCATTCAAAACCATCAGATACCATCACCAGTGACTCGGCAGTAATTCAATTTTTATCTGATGCCGACATTCCCGTTACAACAGATAATAAAATTCATTTGCTTAAAAGCGGAAAAGAAAAATTTGATGATTTATTCTCTGCTATAAAAAAAGCCAAACATCATATACATCTTGAATACTTCAATTTCCGCAACGATTCTATTGCTAATGAACTTTTTACCTTACTGGCTCATAAAGCTCAAGAAGGCGTAGAAATACGAGCTCTGTTCGACGCATTCGGAAACTGGTCAAACAGCCGACCATTGAAAAAAAAACACTTAAAGAATTTACGTGAAAAAGGGATCGAAATTTATCATTTCGACCCCCTGCGTTTTCCCTATATAAACCACGTATTTCATCGAGATCATCGGAAAATTGCTGTTATAGACGGAACAATCGCCTATGTCGGAGGTATGAATATTGCCGACTATTATATTAAAGGCTTGCCGGAAATAGGAGAATGGAGGGATATGCATGTACGCATCGAGGGAAAAGCCACACATTATCTGCAAGAGATATTCCTTTCTATCTGGAATAAGACTACTAAACAGAATATCAGCGGGACAGTGTATTTTCCCATTTATTCAGATACAACATTTCATAAAGGTAAATCGATAGCTATTGTTGATCGAACTCCGAAAAAATCGCCAAAACAAATAAGACAAACCTATGCAAAGTCAATCGACGTAGCAAAATCGAATATACAAATTGTAAATCCATATTTTTTACCTACTCGTTCTATAAGAAAAGCTTTAAAATCGGCATTAAAACGCGGGATCAATGTAGAAATCATGATTTCCGCAAAAGCAGATATCGCATTTACACCTGAAGGTTCGATTCGTGTTGCCCATAATCTAATGAAAAAAGGAGCTCATATTTACTTATATAACGGAGGATTTCATCATTCTAAAATCATGATGATAGACAGTACTTTCTGTACTGTAGGAACAGCGAATCTCGACAGTAGAAGCTTACGATATGACTATGAAGTAAATGCGTTCATTTTTGATAAAGAGATAACAGAAGAACTCTCTGAAATTTTTGAAAAAGACAAGCAAAATTGCACTATGCTTACACCGGAAAAATGGAGAAAAAGATCGGTATGGAAACGTTTTGTAGGGTTATTGGCTCAAATGTGCACTCCATTCCTATAA
- a CDS encoding glycoside hydrolase family 3 C-terminal domain-containing protein, with translation MKNQIFYCVLFVLWGFCAHTGKAQNTFPFQNPDLSFEKRVDDLVSRLTLEEKISQMLNKAPAIERLGIPAYDWWNECLHGVGRTPYKVTVFPQAIGMAATWDDALFQQVASSIADEGRAIYHDAISKGVHEIYHGLTYWTPNINIFRDPRWGRGQETYGEDPYLTGTLGKAFVNGLQGDDPKYLKASACAKHYAVHSGPEISRHFFNTEVSMYDLWDTYLPAFRDLVVDAKVSSVMCAYNALAGQPCCGNDLLMQDILRKQWKFTGYVTSDCGAIDDFLKHKTHADAAHASADAVLHGTDLECGQNIYVKLVDAVKQGLITEAQIDESVKRLFMTRFRLGLFDPADRVKYADTPLSVLECDEHKALALKMSRESVVLLKNDNVLPLRKNLKKIAVIGPNADDSTVVLGNYNGFPSKVITPLEAIRSKVGKRTQVIYDRAIDCVKPSDEKTLNALIERLKGVDQVIFVGGISPRLEGEELPISVDGFRGGDRTTIALPEVQTELMKKMKEAGLPVIFVMMTGSALGIEWESQNIPAILNAWYGGQFAGQAIADVLFGDYNPSGKLPVTFYRSDSDLPPFGAFSMANRTYRYFKGEALYPFGFGLSYTMFDYSVPQVVSGGKVGEPIKVSVKVKNIGKKNGDEVVQLYLSHEGVEKAPITALKGFKRVYLKAGEEKTLSFEISPRDMSLPDDNGIITVFPGKKTIYAGGMSPTSEAKSKGLVKSSVCQITGDAYVIR, from the coding sequence ATGAAAAATCAAATTTTTTATTGCGTTTTATTTGTTTTATGGGGTTTTTGCGCTCATACGGGAAAGGCTCAGAATACTTTTCCGTTTCAAAACCCTGATCTTTCTTTCGAAAAAAGGGTAGATGATTTGGTATCTCGGTTGACATTGGAAGAAAAGATTTCCCAAATGTTGAATAAAGCTCCGGCTATCGAGCGTTTGGGCATTCCGGCCTATGATTGGTGGAATGAATGTTTGCATGGAGTTGGACGTACACCTTATAAGGTGACGGTATTTCCACAAGCCATAGGTATGGCTGCAACATGGGATGATGCTTTATTTCAACAAGTTGCATCATCTATTGCCGATGAAGGCCGGGCTATATATCATGATGCCATATCGAAAGGGGTTCATGAAATTTATCATGGATTGACTTATTGGACTCCGAATATTAACATTTTTCGAGATCCGCGCTGGGGAAGAGGACAGGAGACTTACGGAGAAGACCCTTATTTGACCGGAACTTTAGGAAAAGCTTTCGTCAACGGTTTGCAGGGTGATGATCCTAAATATTTAAAAGCATCGGCATGCGCAAAACATTATGCCGTGCATAGTGGTCCGGAAATTTCCCGGCATTTTTTCAATACAGAAGTGAGCATGTATGATTTGTGGGACACATATTTACCTGCTTTCAGGGATTTGGTCGTGGATGCGAAAGTGTCGAGCGTAATGTGTGCTTACAATGCTTTGGCCGGTCAGCCGTGTTGTGGAAATGACCTTTTAATGCAGGATATTTTAAGAAAACAATGGAAGTTTACCGGTTATGTGACATCTGATTGCGGAGCTATTGATGATTTTTTGAAGCATAAAACTCACGCCGATGCTGCTCATGCCTCGGCTGATGCCGTATTGCATGGAACAGATCTTGAGTGTGGGCAGAATATATATGTAAAACTGGTCGATGCCGTGAAACAAGGACTTATTACCGAAGCTCAGATCGATGAATCGGTAAAGCGCCTTTTTATGACCCGGTTCCGTTTGGGCCTTTTTGATCCTGCAGATCGGGTAAAATATGCCGATACTCCGTTGTCTGTTCTTGAATGTGACGAACACAAGGCATTGGCTTTGAAAATGTCCAGGGAATCGGTTGTGTTGTTGAAAAATGATAATGTATTGCCTTTACGTAAAAATTTAAAGAAAATTGCTGTTATAGGTCCGAATGCCGATGACTCGACTGTTGTATTGGGAAATTATAACGGCTTTCCCTCCAAGGTGATTACTCCGCTGGAGGCAATACGTTCGAAAGTCGGAAAGCGCACACAAGTCATTTACGATAGAGCGATAGATTGTGTGAAACCTTCGGATGAAAAAACCTTAAATGCTTTGATAGAACGCTTAAAAGGTGTAGATCAGGTGATCTTTGTAGGGGGAATATCTCCTCGTCTTGAAGGTGAGGAATTGCCGATCTCGGTCGATGGATTTCGAGGTGGAGACCGTACGACAATTGCTTTACCTGAAGTACAGACTGAATTGATGAAAAAAATGAAAGAGGCGGGTTTGCCGGTTATTTTTGTGATGATGACGGGTAGTGCTTTAGGTATAGAATGGGAATCTCAGAATATTCCTGCTATCCTGAATGCATGGTATGGCGGTCAATTTGCAGGACAAGCAATTGCAGATGTATTATTTGGCGATTATAATCCTTCGGGGAAGCTGCCTGTTACGTTCTATCGTTCGGATAGCGATTTGCCGCCTTTCGGAGCGTTTTCTATGGCAAATAGAACTTATCGCTATTTCAAAGGTGAAGCGTTGTATCCGTTCGGCTTTGGGTTAAGTTATACGATGTTCGATTATTCTGTACCGCAAGTCGTATCCGGAGGAAAAGTCGGTGAGCCGATAAAAGTTTCGGTAAAAGTTAAAAATATAGGGAAGAAAAATGGGGATGAAGTTGTCCAACTGTATCTTTCTCATGAAGGTGTGGAAAAAGCTCCGATTACGGCTTTGAAAGGATTTAAGCGAGTTTATTTGAAAGCAGGAGAAGAAAAAACGCTTTCGTTCGAGATTTCTCCGAGAGATATGTCTTTGCCGGATGATAACGGGATCATAACTGTATTTCCGGGTAAGAAAACAATATACGCAGGAGGAATGTCGCCTACTTCTGAGGCTAAGTCGAAAGGATTGGTAAAAAGTTCTGTATGCCAGATTACAGGAGATGCTTATGTAATAAGATGA
- a CDS encoding Arm DNA-binding domain-containing protein, which produces MVRICKDGKKKYKSLGISVNPAHWDFKKNLPKPKCPNHEALFIINKRISVFIESLVLKYPRILICLFMPFLICI; this is translated from the coding sequence ATGGTGAGAATTTGTAAAGACGGTAAGAAGAAGTACAAAAGCTTAGGAATCTCAGTCAATCCTGCACATTGGGACTTCAAGAAGAATCTGCCCAAGCCCAAGTGTCCCAACCATGAAGCATTGTTTATTATAAACAAGAGGATTAGCGTTTTTATTGAAAGTTTGGTACTTAAGTATCCCCGGATTCTAATCTGTTTATTTATGCCTTTTTTAATTTGTATTTAA